From the Argentina anserina chromosome 3, drPotAnse1.1, whole genome shotgun sequence genome, the window TCTTCGAAGAGATATGACCATCGCTCATAAACGGCGGTCTACTATTCTTATAATTATACTCTTTGCTTCCTGCAGCTCTGTCAGTACGCCAACTCACCTCCTCTGAACCTAcattttgatttgatgaagcaAGCTTGACTCTTCCATTTCTAGTTCCATCCAAAGCAGCCCTCTCGAACTTATCTTCAGCATGACCAAAATTTGCAATCCCCACACCATCATCAACAGAATCAAACACCATTTCTTTATCATTATTTTCCGCTTTATTAGCAACCAAACCGTTCACTCTAGATTGATCAACCCCCATTTTCTCCACACTCTCTCGCTTCACACTGTTCTTCACTCTACTAGCCTTTTGATCAGCCAATTTCTCCTTAAATAACTCCCCAATGTACTCCCACACCGCATATCCAATCTCAGCCGGCTCTTTCTTCCTCTTACTCGTCTTCTGGTTCTCCGCAAACCCAACATTGTACCTAGCCAAATTCTCAACACACTCCTCAACAATGCTCCTACCACCCGATGCCGCTACGCCAACACTCTCCATTGCCTCAACATAACCCTCCAAGTCCCTAACCGTAATCCCTCTCGAATCAATAGCCCTCTGTATCTCACACTTCAAATCATCAACTCTATTTCTAAACCCATCAAAAACCTCCACCAAACTCCTCAACCTCTCACCATAACCAACCAAGCTCTCATCTTTACTCCTTCTCTTGCTCCCACCCAAGCTCATTTCACTACGAACAAACCCAACCGAGAATCCAATACTAAAAATCAAAACCGAAGCCGGAAGCACAACAATGGacgaaaccctaaccctagaaattgCGAAAGCACAGACAAGGCCTAAGAAGAACACAAACACATGCTTTCTATCATCGATTCCGGTAGAGGTCAGGAACTTACGGAGCTGATCCGAGTCGCCGGCGACGGGTTTGAGGTCCTCCCAGCCGCCGTAGCTCGAGGGTTCCGAAGTCCGGTGAGCTTTGACGGCGGAGAATCTGTTGGGATTGAGAGGGCAGTTTGGTCTGGAAATGGGGAGAAaggtttggttttgatttggaAAGTGGAAGAGGAAAGGGGGAGGTGAGAATTGGGGCTTGGAATAGTTGATGTAGAATTGggaaattagggttttcatTTGGGGATTTTTGTTTCTGTACGGACGGTGGTTGATACTCACGGCAAAAGCTGCCGAGCTCAGGTGAGTGACGGTTGAAAACTCCCAACTGAAATCGATGAGTTTGAAGTGGAGGAGGGGTAGTTTCGTTAATAAAACACAAATTGGAGACTATTTTTAAGGTAAATGTAAGCTTGGGCCTAATCCAGTTCACTATTTGGGTTTCATAATTGGAAATTGAAGCCCACTATAAATGGGGTTATGGGAGATTGCTCTTGTAGGAAGGCCGTCATTGTCACGGTCTAAATCTTTGCTACCTAGTGAAATACAAACCATGATGTAGAATACACATGCAAAACAAGGGAGTTAGTTCAATCATACAAATTGTTACGTACAGTTAACACGTGTTAATGTTTTAaatgtattaatgtacaaagtTTGGAACAATTAAACTTGTAATATAAGTCAGTTTAAACTGTGAGAATACGTGACTGTTAAGTAAATAACCGACAGTTCAGCAGTTGATgacaaattacaaaattaaaagagatGTTCTATTGCATAAACAGTTTTTATGAACCGAGTTTGCGCTCATAAATGGTACATTCAATCAAAGGTATGATTGAGATTTTACATACCTAACTGCCCGTAAATATAGTCATTGTTATGTCAGCAACACTCAAACTAGCACTAAACTAAGGTAGTGGGTGATGTATGAAAATAGTAACAAAGTTGGAGTATAGCGGATTAGTAATTTTGGGTGGTTGCACTTAACTCATGTGGTGGAACGTGGTTGTTCCTCATAAGACCGGCCAAACCGCCAAAAgacgaaaagaaaaacaaagaaggGCATTTCCGGAAATAAAGGGGTGTGAGGTGCAACGGTG encodes:
- the LOC126788078 gene encoding uncharacterized protein LOC126788078, whose translation is MKTLISQFYINYSKPQFSPPPFLFHFPNQNQTFLPISRPNCPLNPNRFSAVKAHRTSEPSSYGGWEDLKPVAGDSDQLRKFLTSTGIDDRKHVFVFFLGLVCAFAISRVRVSSIVVLPASVLIFSIGFSVGFVRSEMSLGGSKRRSKDESLVGYGERLRSLVEVFDGFRNRVDDLKCEIQRAIDSRGITVRDLEGYVEAMESVGVAASGGRSIVEECVENLARYNVGFAENQKTSKRKKEPAEIGYAVWEYIGELFKEKLADQKASRVKNSVKRESVEKMGVDQSRVNGLVANKAENNDKEMVFDSVDDGVGIANFGHAEDKFERAALDGTRNGRVKLASSNQNVGSEEVSWRTDRAAGSKEYNYKNSRPPFMSDGHISSKMGHNYRKEMWESNDNLLDSVDFSVRMKHMETEASFVQEQMLKESDGVHTSSFINENSEDQTYVPQIGQKRVNHEENFPLDDPMSENESELPSLSSSSISEDVLFDRYVTEANDLIKQAKEYIKATHNEERAEIVLYRSAKLLSKAITMKPMSLLAVGQLGNTYLLHGEMKLRISRELRMHLTRSDPSSVEKWISMHDKITSKDDIASVLINTCEECEELLVEAGRKYRLALSIDGNDVRALYNWGLALTFRAQLIADIGPGAAFDADELFLAAIDKFNAMMSKGNVHAPDALFRWGMALQQRSRLRPSNGKEKVKLLQQAKRLYEDALNMDSDNVQVRRALSSCISELSSRHLYF